The window AACCCAGGCGCCCGTACCGCCCGATCATCACGGCCTCGCGCACGGTCACCGGCAGGCGCGGGTCGACATTGTGCCCTTGGGCGACGTAACCGACGCCGGTGCGCATCCGCCGGGCGGCGTTGCTCAACCGGAAGTCGCGCCCGCCCCGCCCGGCGCGCATGCGGCAACCCAAAACCACGGCCTCCCCGGACAAGAGGCGGCCCAGACCGTTCACCACGGTGAGGATGGTGGTCTTCCCGGCCCCGTTCGGCCCGACGATGCCCACCATTTCGCCCGCCCCAATGTCCACAGAAACCCCGCGCAGGGCCACGTCTTCCAGGTAGGAAACGGTGACGTTACGGAGACTGATCACCGTCAACGCTATACCTCCTGACGGACCGCAACCCTTCCAAGTATTCCGGTGTCTACGCCCGTCACTCTGCAATGGCTCCAAGCAGGAGTTCCACGTTCCTCTCGATGGCCAGCGCCCAGGTGGCGGTATCCGGAAAACCGCCGGGGAAGTTCGACAGCGTTACGTGCGCGGCCCCGAGTTCCCGGGCGATACTCTTGCCGGCCTCGTGACCGCTCTGGAGATTGTCCACCACCAGGGTTACTCCGGCCTGCCGGCCCAGTGCCAAGAGTTCCTCCAACTGCCGGGGGCTCGTGTCCTCGGGCCGTCCGAACGCGGCCACCACATCAAGGCCGGCCCACCGCAAAAACCCGGTCTGCATCTCGCTCACCAGCACCTTCACCCCGGTTGCCCCGGCTGCCTCTAACCGGCTTTTCATCGCGCTGCCGACCGCGGCCGTTTCCTCCTGCAGTGCGGCGGCGTTCTCCGCGTAGAAGCCCGCGTTGTCCGGGTCAACCTTGGCCAGTGCCGCGGCAATTTGTTCAATGGCCTCGCTCCGGACGGGCGGCGTCATCCAGTTACCCTGAATCGCCAGAACCACCTTTTGGAGTTCTTCGTTGCGCGCCGAGCGGATCAGGTCGTCGGTGAAGAGCTCACCCTGCCAGGCGTGCACAAAGAAGATCCTCGCATTTGCGAGTACCTGCATGTCCGCGGGCTTCACGTCAAAATGACCCGGGCAGGACGCCGGCGGGATGATATTTGCCACCGTCACCTTGTCGGCACCCACCCCCTCTACGATGTCCGCGATCAGGCTGGTGGTGGTTACCACTTTGAGTAGTTCCGGACCACCGCCGGCCGGTGCCCTTTCTTCCCCGCACCCCGTAAGCGTGAATACCGTCAGCAACACTGCCACAGCCAACAACAGCCAAACCCGCCGCCCCAATCTTTTGTTTTCCGCCATTCCGCTGCCTCCTCCTTGAAAAATAGTGTTTGATAACAGAAAAACCACGGAGATGCTCCTGCAGGGTCCAAACCTCCGTGGTTTTGGTCCATGTTTTTAGATTTGGTACCGGATACACCCTTGGACGGCTTCAGCCGCTCGCTGTTTAGAAGTATAACAGGTTTGCCGGGCGCTGTAAACGGTTTTTGGGGCGATGCCTCCCCGGCGGAACCGGGTGCGCACGGGCTGCTAGCCGTTGCGTCCCTGTACGGGCTTGTGATTGTTGTTATTGCTGTTGTGATTGGGCACCACGATCCCGGCGGACAGCACCATCTTGAAACCGTCTTCCACCGAGATCGGCAAGGGAACCGTGTCTTTGCGAGGCACAACGAGCAGATAGCCCGAGGTGGGATTGGGCACCGTCGGCATAAACAGCTTAACCGGGTCTTCCCCGACCTTGCCAAAGATATGGGGGTCGGCCTCTCCGACCACGAAGCCGACCACCCAACTCTCCCGGCGCGGGAACTCCACCAGGACCACCTCCCGAAAGACACGCTGGTCCTGGCGGCTGACCGAATTCACGATCTGCCTGACGACTTTGTAGATCCAATTGGCCAGCGGGATCCGGAGCAGGATCGCTTCCCAGAATTCAATTAGTTTCCGGCCCACCAAGTTGGTGGCCAGCAACCCGGCCAGGAAAACAACGACCAGGGTGATCAGGAATCCGGCTCCCGGAAGGTGCCGGCCGATTACAAACAAGATGACACTACCCACAATCCGGTCGATAAAGATAAAGATACTCCATAGCAGGTAGAGGGTCGCAGCTAACGGCAGCAAGACCATAATCCCGGTCAGCAGGTAACGGCGTATGTTCTTTAACATATCTATAAACGGCTCCTCGTCGACGGCGGCGGTCTTTGTCTATTTATTCGCAGGCCGCCAGCCGCGTTTTATGTTCTCTCAGGAACTCCTCATACTGTGTGTCGATTCGGTTTATAGTCCGCAGCCACTCCTCGCGAAACTGGGGTGAGTTCTCCGGGTTCACGCGCATTCGGACCCCCGTCTGTTCCTCGATCAAGCGCTGTGTCTCTCCCGCCCGGCGCTCAAATGCCTCGCGGAGGTTCAGCTGTGCCTGGCGCAATGCCTGCTGGTAGTAGTCAAACAGATACTCCATCTCGCTGAAAATCTGCTGCACGGTCTCCCGGTCGCGTTTCAGGAGCCCGATTCCCTCCATCGCCCGCCGGTTGGCCTCCGCCGTGGACTCGTTGACCGGCGGGTGCAGGCTCTCAATCAGGATCTGGGCGGCACCCTCCCGGAAATACGGACGGCCGCTTTCCTTATATTCCGCCAGCGCCGCTTCCAAGTCGAAATTGCGCTCCGCGAGGAACCGGGCGGCCGCCGACTTGCCGTTGGCCCGGTGCTCCTCCCGTTCGAGTTCTTCAGTGGAGACATTGATATCGGCGATCCTTTCCATCGCTTTCTCCAACGCCGTCTTGATCCTTTCCGCCAAGCGCCTCACTCCTCTTCGTACATTTCCTAAAACTCTATGCTATCCAAAGTCTAACCATTTAACAAGCGAAATTTTCCTTTACCCAGAGCGGTCCCGAGCTCTGCCCAGCCCAACGTGTTCAGTACGTCCACCGGTCCCAGCCAGGCCCGCCGGGCTACGCCCACGCCCAGTTCCAGAAATCCGATCTGTTCCACCAGGTGGGCGTCGCTGCCGAGCGCCATTTTCGCCCCCTTCCTTGCGGCTTGCCTGGCGTGGATGTCATCCAGATCCAGCCGTTTCGGATAGGCGTTGATTTCCAGGGCTGTGCTGGCCCGGGCGGCCGCCGCGATCACCCGGTCCATGTCGACCTGGTAGGGGGCGCGTTCCCCCAGCAGCCGCCCGGTCGGGTGGGCCAGCACGTGCACTGCCGGGTGTTGCAGTGCCGCGACGATCCGGGCGGTCATCGTCTCCCGGTCCTGGCCGAAGCCGGTGTGCACTCCGACGAGCACCAGATCCAATTCAGCAAGCACCTCGTCGGGGTAGTCGAGCCGCCCGTGCGCGTCGATCTCCACCTCCGCGCCGGCCAGCAGTTTCACCCCGGTACTCTGCTGGTTGAAGGCGCGGACGGCGGCGATCTTCTGACGGAGATCGCGGATCGAAAGCCCCCGGGCGATCTTCAGGGAGTGCGAGTGGTCGCACACCCCCACCCACTCCAGACCGAGCCGCAGCGCTTCGGCGGCGATATCTTCCAGGGTGCCCGCGCCGTCGGAGTAGACGGAATGGACGTGAAAGTCCCCCCGGAGGTCCTTTTTCTCCACCAGGCGGGGCAGGGTGCCCTCCAGAGCGGCCTCGATTTCACCGTGGTCCTCCCGGAGTTCCGGAGGAATAAACGGCAGTTCCAGGGCGGCGAACACGTCGTCCTCCTCGGCGCCGGCGATGCACCGGTCGTCCCGGAACACGCCGTACTCGTTAAGCTTCAGGCCTTTTTGCGCCGCCAGCTGGCGCATGCGGATGTTGTGAGCCTTGGAGCCGGTCAGATAGCACAGGGCCGCCCCGTACACCGCCGGATCGACCACCCGCAAATCGACCCGGAGCCCCTCCTCGGTGCGCGCGGCGGCGCGGGTGCTCCCTTCCTCCAGAATTTCGGTCCAAAAGCCCAGCCTGGTGAAGAACCGGATTACCGCCTCCGGCTTTCCGGAAGCGGCCACGATGTCAACATCTTTCACGGTGTCCTGGAACCGCCGGATGCTGCCGGCCACCGATATCCTCTCCACCGGGGCCCCTCCGGCCCGGATGGTCTCCACCAGGGCGGATGCGAACGGATACACGCGGCCCAGGGGGAGCCGCTCCCGGCCGCGACGTACCAGTTCCAGCCCGCTCAGGATCTTGTTCTGGGTCTTTTCACCCAGGCCGCGCAGCTCGGCCAGGCGCCCTGCCCGGCCGAGGCGCTCCAGTTCGTCCAGCCCGCTGATCTGCAGCTCTTCGTACAGGATTCTGGCCGTGCGCGGACCGATGCCCGGCACGGTGAGCAACTGGACAATTCCGGCGGGGATTTCCCGGATCAGCCGGTCGTAGTATGCACACGTCCCGGTGTCCAGTATCTCCGTAATTTTGCCGGCCAGATCCCGGCCCACGCCCGGGATATCCGTAAGCCGGTCCGCACGGCGGAGTTCGGCCAGGTCTACCCCCAGCGCCTCGATGCTATGGGCCGCTCTCCGGTAGGCCCGTACCCGGAAAGGGTTTTCCCCCCGGATCTCCAGGATGTCGCCGATGTTCTGCAGAATGCGTGCGACGTGCTTGTTTTTCATGGCTTAAAACTCATAGGTCAGTCCGGTGCCGCCGAAGGAAAACCGCGGGCCGAACTCGGCGGACAGGCGCGCCGCCACGGCCTGCCCGGTGCAGTGGCCGGCTGCCAGAAGCTCCAGGCCCAGGTCTTTCAGGAACCGGACTGTCTCTTCCCGCTGCTCCGGTGCCGCCGGACCCAGGTGGGTGCCGCCGATAACCGCCCGTACCCGTTCCTGTCCGGTAACGGTCCGGGCGTGCTCGACAATGTTCATGAGCCCCGCGTGCGCACAGCCGGTAAGGATGACCAGGCCGGTGTCGGTGCTCAGGTAGAGGCTCAAGTCGTCCGCCAGGGGGTCCGGCACCCGCTGTCCCTGTTCAACGACATACATGCGCGGGTCCCCGCGCTCGAAGGCGTTTGTCCGGGGTACGGCGCCGCCGGCCCAGACCCGCGGGAAGATCTCGGTCGCTCTATCCACCCAGCGGAAATCGGCCCCGCAGGCCTCAATTTCGGCACGCGCAAAGGGAACACCCACGTAGCGCTCGGGGTCGGACACCCGGTGCGGGCTGAAAAGGTCGGGATGAGCGTATACGGGCACGGGACGCCCGATCGCCTTGAGCACCTCCCGCAGTCCGCCGGTGTGGTCGTAGTGCCCGTGGCTCAAAACCACCGCGTCGGCCTCCTTCAAGGGCACACCCAGCACCTGCGCGTTGCGGACCAGGGCCCCGGTCTGGCCGGTGTCATAAAGGAAACGGTGTCCGGGGGTCTCCACCCACAAGCCCAGACCGTGTTCCCCGACGATGTCCATTGTTCTCGCTACCGAGTTTTCAATCAGCACGGTGATCTTCAAAAACTTGTGCCCCCCCCTTTTTTCCACTCATTGCACTTCCCGCTCAAAGCGTGGCCAGCCAGATGACGATCTCCAGGGTGATCAGGATGACGATCGCCGACTCCAGGGTCAGGAACCGGTAGGTGGACAAGCGTGACAGCTAGCTCTCCGCGAAGGCAGCTATTCAGGGGCGGCACGGGAACCCTGCACGGTGCCCCTCCGCTCCAGTTCCTGGTCGATCCAGTCCAGAATCTTGGTCTTGTCCACGTTCCACCGCGGCGCCAGCAGGAGTTCACCGTTCAAAACCTCGCCCACCAGCCGGTGAATGGTGATCCCGGCGTCCAGGTGCTCCAGGAAGTCGGCGGCCCAGCGCACGTACTCGGCTGGTGACAACACATCCACTCGTCCCGAGCGCCACTCGGCTTCCAGAGGGGTGCCCCGGATCACCTGGAGGTGATGAACCTTAACCCCGTCCACGCCGGCCTGCGTGAGGGCGCGCGCGGTCTCGACCGTGTCTTCGGGTGTTTCGCCGGGAAGGCCGAGGATGACGTGAGCACAGACGAAGATGCCCCGTCCCCGGGCCCGGGCGACGGCGTCCAGGAATTGCCCGGCGGTGTGCCCCCGGTTGATTCGTTCGAGGGTGCGGTTGTGAATCGACTGCAGGCCGTACTCCAGCCAGACGTGCCACCGCGCGGCGTAGGATCCAATCAAATCCAGCACCGGGTCCGGTACGCAGTCCGGCCGGGTGCCGATCGCCAGCCCCACCACGTCCGGATGGGCAACGGCGGCGCCGTAGACCGCTTTCAGCCGGTCCAGGGGTCCGTAGGTTCCCGTATAGTTCTGCAGATAAGCGAGAAAACGCAACGGCCCCGGGTGGCGACGGCGCAGGCGGGCACTTGCCGCCGTCAACTGATCCTCCAGAGGAAGGGCCTGGTCTGCGAACAGGCCGAAGCTGGGGTTGTGACAGAACGTGCACCCGTCCCGGCCGACGGTTCCGTCCCGGTTGGGACAGGTGAAACCGGCATCCAGCGGGATCTTGTATACCCGGCCCCCGAACCGCTCCTTCAAGAACCGGCTGAAGGAGTAGTACCGCTTCTGCATCACTGCGGATTCAAGACCCCTCTCCTTGCCCGTATTCGCGGATGAAATCGCCGGCTGTTAAGATCCGCACCCCCTGGAACTCGGCCAGGGTGAGGAGGTGCCGGTCCTGGGTCAGGATGCAGTCGGCTCGGCCCGCGACGGCGCACTCCAGGAACCGGTTATCGGCCGGGTCTCCGGGCACACAGTCGAGACGGATCCCGGGCTCCACGGTGCGGGCGTTGGCCAGAAGGCGCTTCAGCTTTTGTTCGCGTTCCTCAACGGCCTCGCGCCGCCCGAATCTCATCTTGGAGGCGATGTCCAGGTACTCGCCCCGGATTTCCGGGCTGACGAGCACCTCCACCCGGTCTTCGAGCCACAGGCCCACCACCCGACCGGATGAGGACCGACGGGGGTTGATAAGGCCGCCCATCACAATATTCGTGTCGACCACAATCCGCGGGCGTGCGGTCATATGGTTTCGCGGATCTCAAAGCCGGAATACTTGCCCGACGGAGTCTGCCAGTTGATCTCCACCTGTTTGACCACCGCCCCCGGCGGACCCTGG is drawn from Candidatus Desulforudis audaxviator MP104C and contains these coding sequences:
- a CDS encoding metal ABC transporter substrate-binding protein, encoding MAENKRLGRRVWLLLAVAVLLTVFTLTGCGEERAPAGGGPELLKVVTTTSLIADIVEGVGADKVTVANIIPPASCPGHFDVKPADMQVLANARIFFVHAWQGELFTDDLIRSARNEELQKVVLAIQGNWMTPPVRSEAIEQIAAALAKVDPDNAGFYAENAAALQEETAAVGSAMKSRLEAAGATGVKVLVSEMQTGFLRWAGLDVVAAFGRPEDTSPRQLEELLALGRQAGVTLVVDNLQSGHEAGKSIARELGAAHVTLSNFPGGFPDTATWALAIERNVELLLGAIAE
- a CDS encoding DUF502 domain-containing protein; translated protein: MLKNIRRYLLTGIMVLLPLAATLYLLWSIFIFIDRIVGSVILFVIGRHLPGAGFLITLVVVFLAGLLATNLVGRKLIEFWEAILLRIPLANWIYKVVRQIVNSVSRQDQRVFREVVLVEFPRRESWVVGFVVGEADPHIFGKVGEDPVKLFMPTVPNPTSGYLLVVPRKDTVPLPISVEDGFKMVLSAGIVVPNHNSNNNNHKPVQGRNG
- the polX gene encoding DNA polymerase/3'-5' exonuclease PolX yields the protein MKNKHVARILQNIGDILEIRGENPFRVRAYRRAAHSIEALGVDLAELRRADRLTDIPGVGRDLAGKITEILDTGTCAYYDRLIREIPAGIVQLLTVPGIGPRTARILYEELQISGLDELERLGRAGRLAELRGLGEKTQNKILSGLELVRRGRERLPLGRVYPFASALVETIRAGGAPVERISVAGSIRRFQDTVKDVDIVAASGKPEAVIRFFTRLGFWTEILEEGSTRAAARTEEGLRVDLRVVDPAVYGAALCYLTGSKAHNIRMRQLAAQKGLKLNEYGVFRDDRCIAGAEEDDVFAALELPFIPPELREDHGEIEAALEGTLPRLVEKKDLRGDFHVHSVYSDGAGTLEDIAAEALRLGLEWVGVCDHSHSLKIARGLSIRDLRQKIAAVRAFNQQSTGVKLLAGAEVEIDAHGRLDYPDEVLAELDLVLVGVHTGFGQDRETMTARIVAALQHPAVHVLAHPTGRLLGERAPYQVDMDRVIAAAARASTALEINAYPKRLDLDDIHARQAARKGAKMALGSDAHLVEQIGFLELGVGVARRAWLGPVDVLNTLGWAELGTALGKGKFRLLNG
- a CDS encoding MBL fold metallo-hydrolase produces the protein MEKRGGHKFLKITVLIENSVARTMDIVGEHGLGLWVETPGHRFLYDTGQTGALVRNAQVLGVPLKEADAVVLSHGHYDHTGGLREVLKAIGRPVPVYAHPDLFSPHRVSDPERYVGVPFARAEIEACGADFRWVDRATEIFPRVWAGGAVPRTNAFERGDPRMYVVEQGQRVPDPLADDLSLYLSTDTGLVILTGCAHAGLMNIVEHARTVTGQERVRAVIGGTHLGPAAPEQREETVRFLKDLGLELLAAGHCTGQAVAARLSAEFGPRFSFGGTGLTYEF
- a CDS encoding TIGR01212 family radical SAM protein (This family includes YhcC from E. coli K-12, an uncharacterized radical SAM protein.), translated to MQKRYYSFSRFLKERFGGRVYKIPLDAGFTCPNRDGTVGRDGCTFCHNPSFGLFADQALPLEDQLTAASARLRRRHPGPLRFLAYLQNYTGTYGPLDRLKAVYGAAVAHPDVVGLAIGTRPDCVPDPVLDLIGSYAARWHVWLEYGLQSIHNRTLERINRGHTAGQFLDAVARARGRGIFVCAHVILGLPGETPEDTVETARALTQAGVDGVKVHHLQVIRGTPLEAEWRSGRVDVLSPAEYVRWAADFLEHLDAGITIHRLVGEVLNGELLLAPRWNVDKTKILDWIDQELERRGTVQGSRAAPE
- a CDS encoding putative toxin-antitoxin system toxin component, PIN family, with the protein product MTARPRIVVDTNIVMGGLINPRRSSSGRVVGLWLEDRVEVLVSPEIRGEYLDIASKMRFGRREAVEEREQKLKRLLANARTVEPGIRLDCVPGDPADNRFLECAVAGRADCILTQDRHLLTLAEFQGVRILTAGDFIREYGQGEGS